Part of the Kitasatospora sp. NBC_00374 genome is shown below.
TTGGTCGCCGTGGAAGGCCGGCCACATGCGCAGTCGGTCCTCCTTGTGCATCTGGCGGTTGTCCGTGTAGAGCGCGATGCCCTCGGTCCGCTCGCTCGGCATGCCGAGGCACAGGTGCGAGTACTCGGCGCAGGTCATCAGGTCCACGTAGTGGATCCGGTCGGCGTCGTCGACCGCGCGGTCCATGATCACCGCCATGGCGGAGTCGCCGACCGACAGCGAGGCGAACTGCGGGTCGTAGCTGTCGGAGATCTCGCGCGCCGCGGTCTCGGCGACCCGGGTGGCCTGCTCGCCGCTGACCACCAGTCCGTTGCGGACGATCCCGGCGCGGATCATCCGGTCCAGCAGGTGGACGCCGGTCAGCATGCCGGCGCAGGCGTTGGACACGTCGAAGTGGATCGCGCGGCGGGCGCCGAGCTCCCGGGCCAGCAGCCCGGCGAAGGAGGGCTCGAAGTAGAAGTCGTCGCCGTCCTTGAACCGGGTGATGGAGGCCGAGACGACCACGTCCAGGTCGGCGGCGTCGTAGCGGGAGTGCGCGAGCGCGTCCTGGGCGGCCTTGAGCGCCAGCCCGTAGGAGTCCTCGCCGGCCTCGGGCCGGCGGTCGTACACCCGGCGTTCGGTGACGCCGGTGATGCGGGCCAGGTCCACGTCCGGCAGCTGCTCCACGGAGGCGACCAGGTCGGGGGTGGACCGGACGGTACTTGGCAGGTACGCGCCAAGGGCCTCGAAGCGACTGCCCCGTGCGTCGGAGGTCATCTTTCCTCTTTCATCTGCTGGACGGCCGGCGGATTACCCCGCTCGGGCCCGACCTGGAAACGGCGCAAGGCATGCGTCCGCTGCGCGTACGGGCTCCCGGTGGGAGCCGTCGGCGGACCGAATCCTGCGGCCGGTCATCTGGTCATATCTGTACGTTACCTGACGGTATGTTGCCTTTATGTAACCCATGGTGGTTCAGTGATGACTGTCACTCGCTCAAAGGTGATCACGCCCCGCGGACGCCGGTCGCGCCCGAGCGGGCACAACCCCGCCCGTCCGCAGCGGATCTGACGTGCAGTCCAGGAGCAGTGGAAGCACGCCGAGGAAAGCGCCCGTACCGGCGGCCGGGCCGCCCGAGGCCGGGCCGGGGCGGCTACCCGGCCGCCTGGCGGTCGGTGGCGTCGAACCGGGCGGGCGCCGCGGTGGCCCGGCTCCTGCGTGTCCCCCGTCCCGGCCGCCCGTGCGCTGGTGGACCGGCCGGTGCGGCCGGATGTGTGGTGATCGTCACGGGGTGTTCCCCGGGTCAGCCGGTTCCGGGCGGGACGGGCCCGGGGGGCGACCACCGCGGCATCCGCGCCGCCAGCGCGCCCAGGTCCACCTGGAACACCCGGAACCCGGCCAGGTCCAGCGCCTCGACCTGGCCGAGGTCCCGGGTCAGCAGGAAGGTCCCGCCGCCCGGCGGTCCGTCCTCGCCGGAGGCGATCACCTTCCAGAACTCGCGGGGGAGCCGGATCCTCGTCGACGCGTTGATCTCGGACATGACGACTTTCCTTCGTGCGGGACGGCGCCTACGGTGGTGAGGAGGCCCTGCCGGGGACGGCCCCGGGCTCCGTGTGCCGC
Proteins encoded:
- a CDS encoding 3-oxoacyl-ACP synthase III family protein — translated: MTSDARGSRFEALGAYLPSTVRSTPDLVASVEQLPDVDLARITGVTERRVYDRRPEAGEDSYGLALKAAQDALAHSRYDAADLDVVVSASITRFKDGDDFYFEPSFAGLLARELGARRAIHFDVSNACAGMLTGVHLLDRMIRAGIVRNGLVVSGEQATRVAETAAREISDSYDPQFASLSVGDSAMAVIMDRAVDDADRIHYVDLMTCAEYSHLCLGMPSERTEGIALYTDNRQMHKEDRLRMWPAFHGDQLAKLGRTFADEEFDYIVQHQVGTRFVDYVNLTGAREFGTEMPESLSVVEQFGNTATTSHFLVLHRHLTAGTARRGARYLLVPAASGVVTGALSATITNLGV